The genomic window TTGATGATATTGTAGCTGAATACAAAAATACTACTATTACAGGCACTATAAGAGATACTAGAAATGGGAATCAATTATCTACTTTTGATACTGATTCAAGAAATAATTTGAGACTTACTGAAGGAAAAAGCCTTTATGATTTAGAAAATCAATTAAATAGAGAGTATCGTAATAATAGGGATGTTTCAAATATTGATATTATACTAGATGGCAATAAAGATAGAGTTAAATTAACAATTGAAGTGAACGCTACCGATTGGAGTAAACTAAGTTCTAGGGATAAGTCAAAATTCCTGCAAGACATAGCAGACGATATTTTTTATGAATATAGAAATGCGCTTATCGATGGTGTGATAGAGGATTACAGCAACGGAAAACGATTAAACACATTTTATGCTGATGGCGATGGATCAGGGAAAGCGGTCATCAATTAATTTCATAGTAAGCAATAAAGGGACTAGTCAAATCATAATGACTGTCCCTTTTTAATAATTACTTCGTTTTAAATGTTTTGATGTTTTCTTGCAAATCTTTCGCAAGCTTGCTCAACGTTCCTGTAGCGCTGGAAACTTCTTGAATGGATGCGAGCTGTTCATGAATATCCGATTTCATCGCCTCTGTTTCATCTGAAGATGCTTTTGCTTGCTTTGACATTTCATCAACCGCAGCGAAAATTTCTTCCGAGCTTGCTGAGAGTTGTTCAGACGCAGCAGATACCTCCTGTATCTGTGCAGACACGCTTTGAATGGAGGATACTATTCTTTGGAAGGATGCTACAGCTTGATTCAACACATCTTCACCAGTTGAAACTTCTTTGGAAACTTTCCCCATTCCCTCGATACCTTCTTCTGTCTCCTCTTGAATTTCATTTAAGACTCCAACGATTTTAATAGCTGATTGTTTAGACTCTTCGGCAAGTTTTTTTACTTCTGATGCTACAACAGCAAATCCCTTGCCATGCTCTCCTGCACGAGCCGCTTCAATCGCGGCGTTAAGTGCCAATAAATTTGTTTGTTCAGAAAGCTCAGTAATCGCACCAATGATCGTGCCTATTTCTTTAGTCCTTGTTCCTAAGTTTTGAACGATACCTGTTAAATTGTTTACAGATTCGGTAATCGACCTCATTTGGGTAATTGCTTTTTGAATAGCCTGATTTCCTTGGTCAGCCTCTTTTGAAGTATCGGCAGAATTCTCTGAAACGATTGATGCTGACTGTGCAATGCGCTGAATACCAACCGCTGCCTCTTCAACAGCTGTCGCTGTTTCTCCAGTTACTTGAGCCGTGCTTGTAGACGATGAGGCAATATTGTCAACGGATGTCACTAATTCCTCAATGTTCCCTCTTGCTTCCTCCATATTATGAAACAGTTGTGTCGATGAAACCGCCACTTTTTCTGAATTTATCCGCACTTGTTCTACTAAATTTTTCAAATTATGCTTCATTGTATTAAAAGAATTTGCTAAATCTCCCACTTCATCTTTTACAGTAATGCGGATATCTTCTACCGTTAAATCGCCACTAGCAATTTCACTTACTTTACTAGAAACTAATTTGACAGGTTTGATCACTCTTGATTGTTGGAATATATAAATAACGATTGCCAATATAATAATAACAGCAATAATAATATAGGAAGCCATTATGTTTTTTTTGCTATGCCCAATTTGTTGTTCAGTTATTTCATTAAGTTTTTTAGCTACATTTTCTTCTAAACTAAAATATTGCTCCTTGATTGCTCTCCATTGAGGGGTTTCCTGTTCCTTTAACAAAATAATCGCTTCATCTATTTTTCCTGATGCAACAAGTTCAATAACTTGTTTTTGGAGTTCAATATCTTTCCTAGTTTCTACACCGATTGCTTGAATTTCGTCGGCCAATCCATAAGAGAATGCCAAACCTTCTAACACCTTCATATTATCATTACTATCTTGAATGGCCTTTTCAAAGTTCGTCTTAGCAGTTTCATCATTTGGATTCAAAATTACGTTACGAACAGCTTGTCCACGCTGCAAACCTAATGCATAAATGATTGTTGTTCGGTTTGAAAAATCAGTATGCTGCTTAGCAAATTTTTCAAGTTCAGTTGATGTATTCAGCAATGCTTGAAGTAAAAAAAACGTTGATGCCAATGATACTAGAACAAACAAAACTAAAAACAAACTCAACTTTGTCCCTAATTTAAGATTCATAAAACTACCTCCAACGTATTTCCAATATTCATTATATTTTTCAACTATTAAGCAAATGAAACCGCTTGGCACGGTTATCTAATTATACCATTACAGGTAGTACTTTCCATACATATAATATTTAAAAATTGAAAAATAAAAAATCGCCTGTATCTTTTTAGATAACAGACGATTTTAAAATACGGGTAAAATTAAGTTTACGCTCCGCACATTGACATCACTTTTCATTTTTTCACTCCTTACCGCAATTGTTAGTGAACCTCACTTAGCATCTTTTCAATTTGTTCATTTGTTAACCACTCGATAAATTGTTTAAAATCAATAATTCTTTCAATTCCATGCTTTTCGCAATTTTTAATATAGTTTGTATATGCCATTTGATACTTATCCATCATATATCTCCCTTTTCTGTTTATGTTGTATTATAACAGCGCTTGTTTGTTGTAACTTATTATATAACACAATAAATAAATGGTCAACGATATTTTCCAAATAATTTTGCCATTTTTATAATTGATTTTTTATTGTTCATAATAATAGGAATAAGACGAAATATGAAGAGGTGTTTAGTTTGCGGAGTCTTTTAGATCAATTTAGGAAAATGCATATTGTCATCCGCCTCTTAATGATTATTATCGGCGTTTTCATTGCTTTTGGTAGCGGCATCCACTTTATCGAACCGGAAAGCTTTCCTACTATTTTCGATGGAGTTTGGTGGGTGATTGTTACTACAGCAACGATTGGTTATGGTGATTTTGTTCCAAAAACCGTTTTGGGCCGAACGTTTGCCATTCTTATAATCTTAATCGGTGTAGCCTTTGTTACTTATTACATGGCTACTGTTGCTACGACTATTTTCAAAACATTAAATGCCTTACAAGAAGGCAGTGCTACTTATAAAGGAAAGGAGCATATGATTGTCATCGGTTGGAATGAAAAAGCAAAAAATACAATCCAACATCTTCTGTTAATAAATCCTAATATACATACCGTTTTAATTGATAATTCATTAAGTGAGAATCCGTTAGCAAATCGAAATGTCTATTTTGTAAAAGGAAATTCCACAAAAGACGAAACACTAAAACGGGCCAATATTGAA from Bacillus sp. (in: firmicutes) includes these protein-coding regions:
- a CDS encoding methyl-accepting chemotaxis protein, with protein sequence MNLKLGTKLSLFLVLFVLVSLASTFFLLQALLNTSTELEKFAKQHTDFSNRTTIIYALGLQRGQAVRNVILNPNDETAKTNFEKAIQDSNDNMKVLEGLAFSYGLADEIQAIGVETRKDIELQKQVIELVASGKIDEAIILLKEQETPQWRAIKEQYFSLEENVAKKLNEITEQQIGHSKKNIMASYIIIAVIIILAIVIYIFQQSRVIKPVKLVSSKVSEIASGDLTVEDIRITVKDEVGDLANSFNTMKHNLKNLVEQVRINSEKVAVSSTQLFHNMEEARGNIEELVTSVDNIASSSTSTAQVTGETATAVEEAAVGIQRIAQSASIVSENSADTSKEADQGNQAIQKAITQMRSITESVNNLTGIVQNLGTRTKEIGTIIGAITELSEQTNLLALNAAIEAARAGEHGKGFAVVASEVKKLAEESKQSAIKIVGVLNEIQEETEEGIEGMGKVSKEVSTGEDVLNQAVASFQRIVSSIQSVSAQIQEVSAASEQLSASSEEIFAAVDEMSKQAKASSDETEAMKSDIHEQLASIQEVSSATGTLSKLAKDLQENIKTFKTK
- a CDS encoding potassium channel family protein, which translates into the protein MRSLLDQFRKMHIVIRLLMIIIGVFIAFGSGIHFIEPESFPTIFDGVWWVIVTTATIGYGDFVPKTVLGRTFAILIILIGVAFVTYYMATVATTIFKTLNALQEGSATYKGKEHMIVIGWNEKAKNTIQHLLLINPNIHTVLIDNSLSENPLANRNVYFVKGNSTKDETLKRANIEKAGTVLITADQNLNEHEADMHSILTLLAVKGLNPLIYCLVEILTHEQVNNAQRAGADELVETYLLSSSIMVNSIHSHGLSTPIQSLLNLTKERRIAMITATDELVNQTFAMAVAFLIKQGVLLIGIKKGEEFFIYPSPSIRIEQKDDLLVIVQ